In one window of Oryzias melastigma strain HK-1 linkage group LG5, ASM292280v2, whole genome shotgun sequence DNA:
- the LOC112145696 gene encoding green-sensitive opsin, with amino-acid sequence MGWDAGEQNGTEGQNFYIPMSNRTGIVRSPYEYPQFYMVDPIMYKILAFYMFFLICTGTPINGLTLYVTATNKKLRQPLNFILVNLAVAGLIMCAFGFTITLNSSFYGYFVLGPTFCAIEGFMATLGGQIALWSLVVLAVERYIVVCKPMGSFKFTGTHAGAGVLFTWVMALSCAAPPLVGWSRYIPEGMQCSCGPDYYTLAPGFNNESYVMYMFCVHFCIPVFLIFFTYGSLVLTVKAAAAQQQDSASTQKAEKEVTRMCLLMVLGFLVAWVPYASFAAWIFLNKGASFTALTASIPAFFAKSSALYNAVIYVLLNKQFRNCMLAAIGMGGMVEDETSVSTSKTEVSTAA; translated from the exons ATGGGCTGGGATGCAGGAGAGCAGAACGGAACCGAGGGACAGAACTTCTACATCCCGATGTCCAACCGGACAGGGATTGTTAGAAGCCCCTACGAGTACCCTCAGTTCTACATGGTCGACCCGATCATGTACAAGATTCTAGCTTTTTATATGTTCTTCCTGATCTGCACTGGAACTCCCATTAATGGCTTGACGTTGTACGTCACGGCGACCAACAAGAAACTCCGCCAACCTCTCAACTTCATCCTGGTGAACCTGGCGGTGGCCGGACTCATCATGTGCGCCTTTGGCTTCACCATCACCCTCAATTCCAGCTTCTATGGCTATTTCGTTCTTGGACCCACCTTCTGTGCCATTGAGGGGTTTATGGCCACACTTGGAG GTCAAATTGCTCTGTGGTCGCTGGTTGTTCTGGCCGTTGAGAGGTACATCGTGGTCTGCAAACCCATGGGGAGCTTCAAATTCACTGGAACTCATGCCGGAGCCGGGGTGCTTTTCACCTGGGTGATGGCTCTCTCTTGTGCTGCTCCTCCACTCGTTGGCTGGTCCAG GTACATCCCTGAAGGCATGCAATGCTCCTGCGGTCCTGACTACTACACTCTGGCTCCAGGCTTCAACAATGAGTCCTACGTCATGTACATGTTCTGCGTTCACTTCTGCATTCCggttttcctcattttcttcaCGTATGGAAGCCTGGTGTTGACAGTCAAAGCT GCAGCAGCTCAGCAGCAGGACTCAGCTTCTACCCAGAAGGCAGAGAAGGAAGTGACACGTATGTGTTTGCTGATGGTCCTCGGCTTCCTGGTGGCCTGGGTTCCGTACGCCAGCTTTGCTGCTTGGATTTTCCTGAACAAAGGAGCTTCCTTCACTGCTCTGACCGCCTCCATCCCTGCTTTCTTTGCTAAGAGCTCAGCTTTGTACAACGCTGTCATCTATGTGCTGCTCAACAAACAG TTCCGTAACTGCATGCTGGCGGCCATCGGAATGGGCGGCATGGTGGAGGATGAGACCTCAGTGTCAACAAGCAAGACAGAAGTCTCAACCGCAGCTTAA
- the LOC112145695 gene encoding green-sensitive opsin translates to MGWEPNGTEGQNFYIPMSNRTGVVRSPFEYPQFYMVDPIMYKILACYMFFLICTGTPINGLTLYVTATNKKLQQPLNFILVNLAVAGLIMCAFGFTITITSSFYGYFVLGPTFCAIEGFMATLGGEVALWSLVVLAVERYIVVCKPMGSFKFTGTHAGAGVVFTWVMALACAAPPLVGWSRYLPEGMQCSCGPDYYTLAPGYNNESFVIYMFVVHFFIPVFLIFFTYGSLVLTVRAAAAQQQDSASTQKAEKEVTRMCLLMVLGFLVAWVPYASFAGWIFLNKGASFTALTASIPAFFAKSSALYNAVIYVLLNKQFRNCMLAAIGMGGIVEDETSMSTSKTEVSTAA, encoded by the exons ATGGGTTGGGAGCCTAATGGCACAGAAGGACAGAACTTCTACATCCCGATGTCCAACCGGACGGGGGTTGTTCGGAGCCCCTTTGAGTACCCTCAGTTCTACATGGTCGACCCGATCATGTACAAGATTCTAGCTTGTTATATGTTCTTCCTGATCTGCACTGGAACTCCCATCAATGGCTTGACGTTGTACGTCACGGCGACCAACAAGAAGCTTCAGCAACCTCTCAACTTCATCCTGGTGAACCTGGCGGTGGCCGGACTCATCATGTGCGCCTTTGGCTTCACCATCACCATCACGTCCAGCTTCTATGGCTATTTCGTTCTTGGACCCACCTTCTGTGCCATTGAGGGGTTTATGGCCACACTTGGAG GTGAAGTGGCTCTGTGGTCGCTGGTTGTTCTGGCCGTTGAGAGGTACATTGTGGTCTGCAAACCCATGGGGAGCTTCAAATTCACTGGAACTCATGCCGGAGCCGGGGTGGTTTTCACCTGGGTGATGGCTCTCGCTTGTGCCGCTCCTCCACTCGTTGGCTGGTCCAG GTATCTTCCTGAAGGCATGCAATGCTCCTGCGGACCTGACTACTACACTCTGGCTCCAGGCTACAACAACGAGTCATTCGTCATTTACATGTTCGTCGTTCACTTCTTCATTCCGGTCTTCCTCATTTTCTTCACGTATGGAAGCCTGGTGTTGACTGTCAGAGCT GCAGCAGCGCAGCAGCAGGACTCAGCTTCCACCCAGAAGGCAGAGAAGGAAGTGACACGTATGTGTTTGCTGATGGTCCTCGGCTTCCTGGTGGCTTGGGTTCCGTACGCCAGCTTTGCCGGCTGGATTTTCCTGAACAAAGGAGCTTCCTTCACTGCTCTGACCGCCTCCATCCCTGCTTTCTTTGCTAAGAGCTCAGCTTTGTACAACGCTGTCATCTATGTGCTGCTCAACAAACAG TTCCGTAACTGCATGCTGGCGGCCATCGGAATGGGCGGCATCGTGGAGGATGAGACCTCAATGTCGACCAGCAAGACAGAAGTCTCAACCGCAGCTTAA